One stretch of Zingiber officinale cultivar Zhangliang chromosome 6B, Zo_v1.1, whole genome shotgun sequence DNA includes these proteins:
- the LOC121992555 gene encoding pentatricopeptide repeat-containing protein At5g27460-like isoform X2, producing MLSLKRILNFHTSKIAILTWMESNGCFQLSPSDHGAKLDLLTKVYTIAEAETYFQKLSSSASKRAAAFPLLHSYVKAKDLQKSEALMYMLQNSGLVVDPHPFNEMMKLYMATGQIQSVIKVIQYMKRSKIPLNVLSYNLWMNACGMLYGIMSAERMLMEMTNDKNVEVGWSTYCTLANIYTNAGNHKKAHDALALAEEMLSTRKRLGYYFIMTIYASLNNKDGILRMWQTSEKVPGRITCTDYMTVILCLVKVGDIKAAEKMFQTWESQCRNYDIRVSNVLLGAYMRNGWMDKAESLHLHTLEKGGRPNYKTWEILMEGWVKTRQMDRAVEAMKKGFSLLKGCQWRPPVAIVMSIAEYFEENGNVDESKWLFKVLRGLGLTTLPLYKLFLRTHIRAGQVVPDILRMMGQDQIDLDEEILSFIDRMSSVKTVNDDCI from the exons ATGCTTTCACTTAAAAGAATACTAAACTTTCACACTTCCAAGATTGCT ATTTTAACATGGATGGAGTCCAATGGTTGTTTCCAATTATCACCATCAGATCATGGTGCCAAACTTGACCTATTAACAAAAGTCTACACCATAGCTGAAGCTGAGACCTACTTTCAGAAATTATCCAGCAGTGCTTCAAAGAGGGCTGCAGCTTTTCCTCTTCTCCATTCTTATGTAAAGGCAAAAGACTTGCAAAAATCAGAAGCCCTGATGTATATGCTGCAGAACTCTGGGTTGGTTGTGGATCCTCACCCTTTTAATGAGATGATGAAGCTGTACATGGCCACAGGCCAGATTCAATCCGTAATTAAAGTAATTCAGTATATGAAACGGTCTAAAATCCCTCTTAATGTACTTTCATATAACCTTTGGATGAATGCATGTGGTATGTTATATGGCATCATGTCAGCAGAGAGGATGCTTATGGAGATGACAAATGACAAGAATGTTGAGGTTGGTTGGAGCACATACTGTACTTTGGCAAATATATACACAAATGCTGGAAATCACAAGAAGGCACATGATGCCCTTGCTCTTGCTGAAGAGATGCTTTCTACGAGGAAGCGCCTCGGTTATTATTTTATCATGACAATTTATGCTTCTCTGAATAACAAGGATGGGATCCTGAGGATGTGGCAGACCAGTGAAAAGGTGCCCGGTAGAATAACTTGCACAGACTACATGACTGTTATTCTTTGCTTGGTGAAAGTTGGCGACATAAAAGCAGCAGAAAAAATGTTTCAAACTTGGGAATCACAGTGCAGAAACTATGATATAAGGGTTTCCAATGTTCTTCTAGGAGCTTACATGAGGAATGGATGGATGGACAAAGCCGAGTCATTGCATCTTCATACATTGGAGAAAGGCGGACGCCCAAATTACAAGACATGGGAGATTCTCATGGAGGGTTGGGTCAAAACCAGGCAGATGGATCGAGCTGTGGAGGCTATGAAGAAAGGTTTTTCTTTGTTGAAAGGTTGTCAATGGAGGCCTCCAGTAGCCATCGTGATGTCCATTGCTGAGTATTTTGAGGAAAATGGCAATGTTGATGAGTCAAAGTGGCTCTTTAAGGTTCTTCGAGGTTTGGGCCTAACAACTTTGCCCTTGTATAAGTTGTTTCTGAGAACCCATATAAGAGCTGGTCAAGTTGTCCCAGATATTCTTAGAATGATGGGACAAGATCAGATAGACTTGGATGAGGAGATCCTCTCATTTATTGACCGTATGAGCAGTGTCAAAACTGTCAACGATGATTGTATCTAA
- the LOC121992555 gene encoding pentatricopeptide repeat-containing protein At5g27460-like isoform X1 produces the protein MAAASLFADLLRQARPRNPSVTILRAFPLSLRQPSRPLSSGLANSQGLAVEEEPAALVDDLRSRIFRLRLPKRSAMDALDRWVGEGRTVTASELREITKDLRKSKRFKHALEILTWMESNGCFQLSPSDHGAKLDLLTKVYTIAEAETYFQKLSSSASKRAAAFPLLHSYVKAKDLQKSEALMYMLQNSGLVVDPHPFNEMMKLYMATGQIQSVIKVIQYMKRSKIPLNVLSYNLWMNACGMLYGIMSAERMLMEMTNDKNVEVGWSTYCTLANIYTNAGNHKKAHDALALAEEMLSTRKRLGYYFIMTIYASLNNKDGILRMWQTSEKVPGRITCTDYMTVILCLVKVGDIKAAEKMFQTWESQCRNYDIRVSNVLLGAYMRNGWMDKAESLHLHTLEKGGRPNYKTWEILMEGWVKTRQMDRAVEAMKKGFSLLKGCQWRPPVAIVMSIAEYFEENGNVDESKWLFKVLRGLGLTTLPLYKLFLRTHIRAGQVVPDILRMMGQDQIDLDEEILSFIDRMSSVKTVNDDCI, from the exons ATGGCGGCCGCCTCCCTATTCGCCGATCTACTCCGACAAGCGCGACCCAGAAACCCTAGCGTTACCATCCTCCGGGCCTTTCCTCTCTCCTTGCGCCAACcctctcggcccttgtcctcgggTCTCGCGAACAGCCAAGGTTTGGCTGTCGAAGAGGAGCCCGCTGCCCTGGTAGACGACCTACGTAGCCGGATCTTCCGACTCCGGCTTCCTAAGCGGAGCGCGATGGACGCACTCGATAGATGGGTCGGTGAGGGGCGCACGGTGACGGCATCGGAGCTCCGGGAGATCACTAAGGACCTAAGGAAATCGAAGCGCTTTAAGCATGCCTTGGAG ATTTTAACATGGATGGAGTCCAATGGTTGTTTCCAATTATCACCATCAGATCATGGTGCCAAACTTGACCTATTAACAAAAGTCTACACCATAGCTGAAGCTGAGACCTACTTTCAGAAATTATCCAGCAGTGCTTCAAAGAGGGCTGCAGCTTTTCCTCTTCTCCATTCTTATGTAAAGGCAAAAGACTTGCAAAAATCAGAAGCCCTGATGTATATGCTGCAGAACTCTGGGTTGGTTGTGGATCCTCACCCTTTTAATGAGATGATGAAGCTGTACATGGCCACAGGCCAGATTCAATCCGTAATTAAAGTAATTCAGTATATGAAACGGTCTAAAATCCCTCTTAATGTACTTTCATATAACCTTTGGATGAATGCATGTGGTATGTTATATGGCATCATGTCAGCAGAGAGGATGCTTATGGAGATGACAAATGACAAGAATGTTGAGGTTGGTTGGAGCACATACTGTACTTTGGCAAATATATACACAAATGCTGGAAATCACAAGAAGGCACATGATGCCCTTGCTCTTGCTGAAGAGATGCTTTCTACGAGGAAGCGCCTCGGTTATTATTTTATCATGACAATTTATGCTTCTCTGAATAACAAGGATGGGATCCTGAGGATGTGGCAGACCAGTGAAAAGGTGCCCGGTAGAATAACTTGCACAGACTACATGACTGTTATTCTTTGCTTGGTGAAAGTTGGCGACATAAAAGCAGCAGAAAAAATGTTTCAAACTTGGGAATCACAGTGCAGAAACTATGATATAAGGGTTTCCAATGTTCTTCTAGGAGCTTACATGAGGAATGGATGGATGGACAAAGCCGAGTCATTGCATCTTCATACATTGGAGAAAGGCGGACGCCCAAATTACAAGACATGGGAGATTCTCATGGAGGGTTGGGTCAAAACCAGGCAGATGGATCGAGCTGTGGAGGCTATGAAGAAAGGTTTTTCTTTGTTGAAAGGTTGTCAATGGAGGCCTCCAGTAGCCATCGTGATGTCCATTGCTGAGTATTTTGAGGAAAATGGCAATGTTGATGAGTCAAAGTGGCTCTTTAAGGTTCTTCGAGGTTTGGGCCTAACAACTTTGCCCTTGTATAAGTTGTTTCTGAGAACCCATATAAGAGCTGGTCAAGTTGTCCCAGATATTCTTAGAATGATGGGACAAGATCAGATAGACTTGGATGAGGAGATCCTCTCATTTATTGACCGTATGAGCAGTGTCAAAACTGTCAACGATGATTGTATCTAA
- the LOC121992554 gene encoding chaperone protein DnaJ-like, protein MWWDWDEEFEEDEEAQARQGSPTDFDFFAFLSKPKDYYKILEVDYDATEDAIRSNFIRLALKWHPDKKKEESATSRFQEINEAYKVLSDPVKRREYDEKGVLVIQDFNAIEFLKRHKGLILTCNGLGIRPPLW, encoded by the exons ATGTGGTGGGATTGGGACGAAGAATTCGAAGAAGACGAAGAAGCACAAGCGCGGCAAGGATCTCCGACCGATTTCGATTTCTTCGCCTTCCTATCCAAGCCAAAG GATTACTACAAGATACTGGAAGTTGATTACGATGCTACTGAAGATGCAATTCGCTCCAACTTCATCCGTTTGGCATTG AAATGGCACCCTGACAAGAAAAAGGAGGAAAGTGCTACTTCAAGATTTCAAGAAATTAACGAGGCATACAAAG TTTTAAGTGATCCTGTCAAAAGACGAGAGTATGATGAAAAGGGTGTTCTTGTAATTCAAGACTTCAATGCCATT GAATTCCTGAAGAGACACAAGGGCTTGATATTAACATGCAATGGCTTGGGCATTAGACCTCCACTGTGGTGA
- the LOC121990238 gene encoding esterase OVCA2-like, giving the protein MGSLVAEVAGDVGGVRRRPRFLCLHGFRTSGEIMRTQVTGKWPKEVTARLDLVFLDGSFPAEGKSDVDGIFPPPYYEWFQFDKDFMEYRNLEECFTYIEDLIIEHGPFDGLMGFSQGAILSAALLGLQSRGCALMRVPKLKYLIVIGGAKFLAPAVAEKSYPAPADCTSLHFLGDMDFLKTHGEALLESFVDPFIIRHPKGHTVPKIDDKSLETMLEFLHKIESDLPCNETRHEEETHLS; this is encoded by the exons ATGGGAAGCCTCGTGGCCGAGGTTGCAGGCGATGTCGGTGGCGTACGGCGGAGACCGAGGTTCCTTTGTCTCCACGGCTTCCGCACCAGCGGCGAGATCATGCGGACGCAGGTGACGGGGAAATGGCCGAAGGAGGTCACTGCCCGGCTGGATCTCGTCTTCCTCGACGGGTCTTTCCCCGCCGAGGGCAAGTCAGACGTCGACGGTATCTTCCCTCCGCCCTACTATGAATGGTTCCAATTCGATAAG GATTTCATGGAGTATCGGAACTTGGAGGAGTGCTTTACGTACATCGAGGACTTGATCATCGAGCACGGACCGTTCGACGGTCTGATGGGGTTCTCCCAG GGCGCGATTCTCTCGGCAGCGCTTTTGGGTCTCCAATCTCGG GGATGTGCGCTGATGAGGGTGCCGAAGTTGAAGTACTTGATAGTGATAGGAGGGGCGAAGTTCCTGGCGCCGGCGGTGGCCGAGAAGTCGTATCCGGCTCCGGCGGATTGCACGTCCCTACATTTTCTAG gtgATATGGACTTCTTAAAGACGCACGGGGAAGCACTGTTGGAGTCGTTTGTGGATCCTTTTATCATCCGACATCCGAAGGGCCATACTGTCCCCAAAATTG ATGATAAAAGCTTGGAGACCATGCTTGAATTCCTGCATAAGATAGAATCTGATCTGCCCTGCAACGAAACTAGGCACGAGGAAGAGACCCATTTGAGTTGA